In Lysinibacillus sp. FSL M8-0337, the following proteins share a genomic window:
- a CDS encoding IDEAL domain-containing protein, protein MFEDFFKTAVAKAIEMAVKEGHLIKEDSTYLNPKTINLVNEIEEMNRQHLIDKALANNDRELFMQLTS, encoded by the coding sequence TTGTTTGAGGACTTTTTCAAAACAGCTGTAGCTAAAGCTATTGAAATGGCGGTAAAGGAAGGACATTTGATTAAGGAAGATAGTACTTACTTAAATCCAAAAACTATTAATTTAGTGAATGAAATCGAAGAAATGAACCGCCAACATTTGATTGATAAGGCTTTAGCTAATAATGATCGTGAGCTGTTCATGCAATTAACTAGTTAA
- a CDS encoding site-specific integrase: MTVYKDEARDTWYFITRIEQPDGSKKQVKRRGFKTEKAALLAEAKLEAEDIVEEVVTFEFVANKYMEWYKKRRKVSSYKKIESVVRVHLIPYFKRKQIKNIRARDVVDFQDTLIGEKSPAHIKKIHSILSAIFNYAKRQEYVRDNPATIAGNVDLEERKHINFWTLEEFKAFIKCVDDDLYYALFMTLYYSGMRKGELLALTWADLDFESNVINIDKNNYYGQITTTKTTSSTRKILMPKNVMNLLKAIKLEKSPKMSYVVFGEIKDSISVTALSVRFEKYVNLSGVKKIRIHDFRHSHASYLINKGTIVSVVAKRLGHSNVATTLNTYSHLYPSTEQEAVIQMENDFKPAQVIEFKQKEN; the protein is encoded by the coding sequence ATGACAGTATACAAAGATGAAGCAAGGGATACGTGGTACTTTATCACAAGAATTGAACAACCTGACGGTTCAAAAAAACAAGTGAAACGAAGAGGTTTTAAAACAGAAAAGGCGGCATTACTTGCTGAGGCAAAACTAGAAGCTGAGGACATCGTAGAAGAAGTAGTAACTTTTGAATTTGTAGCAAATAAATATATGGAATGGTACAAAAAACGCAGAAAAGTTTCATCATACAAGAAAATTGAAAGTGTAGTTCGAGTACATTTGATTCCGTATTTTAAACGCAAGCAAATTAAAAACATTCGCGCTCGTGATGTAGTGGATTTTCAAGACACCCTAATTGGTGAAAAATCTCCTGCACACATTAAAAAGATACACAGTATTTTATCAGCTATTTTTAATTATGCAAAGCGTCAAGAATACGTTCGTGATAATCCGGCTACAATTGCTGGTAATGTTGATTTAGAAGAGCGAAAGCATATTAACTTTTGGACGTTAGAGGAGTTCAAAGCTTTCATAAAATGTGTGGATGACGACCTTTATTACGCATTATTCATGACACTTTATTACAGTGGCATGAGGAAAGGGGAATTACTCGCTTTAACATGGGCTGACTTAGATTTTGAAAGTAACGTAATCAATATAGATAAAAATAATTATTATGGACAGATTACAACAACAAAAACAACGTCGTCCACAAGGAAAATATTGATGCCTAAAAATGTTATGAATTTATTAAAAGCTATAAAATTGGAGAAAAGTCCTAAAATGAGTTATGTAGTATTTGGTGAAATTAAAGACAGCATTTCAGTTACCGCATTAAGCGTACGATTCGAAAAGTATGTAAATTTGTCAGGCGTAAAGAAAATACGCATACATGATTTTCGACATTCTCATGCTTCATATTTAATAAATAAAGGAACAATTGTATCTGTTGTCGCAAAACGATTAGGTCATTCTAATGTTGCCACAACACTTAATACCTATTCGCACTTATATCCATCAACAGAACAAGAAGCCGTCATCCAAATG
- a CDS encoding YopX family protein, protein MRETKYRAWDKKLKEMFPVHELVFNRFDGAPTTIKGYTHDEKDVWNVHGGHFMKYANAPRYELLEYTGLKDKNGNEIYEGDFVHIHIPIIGSEVTDFFGTVKFYEGAFWVDDNEVAIPLWSEINIPFIVGNIYENPELLEEYL, encoded by the coding sequence ATGAGAGAAACTAAGTACAGAGCTTGGGACAAGAAATTAAAAGAAATGTTTCCTGTGCATGAGTTAGTGTTCAATAGGTTTGACGGAGCACCGACCACAATAAAAGGTTACACGCACGATGAGAAAGATGTGTGGAACGTACATGGTGGTCACTTCATGAAGTATGCTAACGCTCCTCGTTATGAATTGTTGGAATACACAGGCTTAAAGGACAAGAATGGCAATGAAATTTATGAAGGTGATTTTGTTCATATTCATATTCCAATAATCGGTTCAGAAGTCACTGACTTTTTTGGTACGGTGAAATTCTACGAAGGTGCTTTCTGGGTAGACGATAACGAAGTCGCAATTCCTTTATGGTCGGAAATCAATATACCTTTTATTGTTGGAAACATTTACGAAAACCCCGAACTACTGGAGGAATACTTATGA
- a CDS encoding helix-turn-helix transcriptional regulator, whose product MNKPYPNLEAEMARCGIKQKDIAGLLKKRTATISEKMNGKSKFDIDEAYAIKKAFFPNCMLDYLFSREAVVA is encoded by the coding sequence ATGAACAAGCCTTATCCGAATTTAGAAGCTGAAATGGCAAGATGCGGAATTAAACAAAAAGATATCGCTGGGTTGCTTAAAAAACGAACTGCGACTATTTCAGAAAAGATGAATGGAAAATCAAAATTCGATATTGATGAAGCTTACGCTATAAAAAAAGCGTTTTTCCCAAATTGTATGCTGGATTACTTGTTCAGCAGAGAAGCAGTAGTCGCATGA
- a CDS encoding YopX family protein has translation MREIKFKAFVNNRIHGVGVYPVGSINFYPFTCQVDIDGELISFFDFDNLKLIQFTGLKDKNGKEIYEGDIIKYSFRDGNDINTRFMQIYNDGVNFKMKELYRDYWLEKVDGVLKIKHGHLTKYRGETNLLCDVSALVIYWYEVIGNIYENPKLLGGDSQ, from the coding sequence GTGAGAGAGATTAAGTTTAAGGCTTTTGTTAACAACCGGATACACGGCGTAGGGGTTTATCCGGTTGGAAGTATTAACTTTTATCCCTTTACATGCCAGGTAGACATAGATGGAGAATTAATTAGTTTCTTTGATTTCGATAATTTAAAGCTTATCCAGTTTACAGGATTAAAGGACAAAAACGGCAAGGAGATTTATGAAGGGGATATTATTAAATATTCATTTAGAGATGGCAATGATATCAATACTAGATTCATGCAAATTTATAATGACGGCGTAAATTTCAAAATGAAAGAACTATATCGGGACTATTGGTTAGAAAAAGTTGATGGTGTATTGAAAATTAAACATGGTCATTTAACAAAATACAGAGGAGAAACAAATTTGTTATGTGATGTATCAGCATTAGTTATCTATTGGTATGAGGTAATCGGCAACATTTACGAAAATCCTAAATTGCTAGGTGGTGACAGTCAATGA
- a CDS encoding helix-turn-helix transcriptional regulator — protein MKNNLRVLMAQNYVNITQLSKAIGISRNTLTSIYYEKTTQINIKTLTSLCNYFECTPNDLIVIMKDGD, from the coding sequence ATGAAAAATAATTTACGAGTATTAATGGCTCAAAATTACGTAAATATTACACAGCTTTCAAAAGCAATAGGTATATCAAGGAATACACTCACTAGCATCTATTATGAAAAAACTACTCAAATAAATATTAAAACACTTACTTCGCTTTGTAATTATTTTGAATGTACGCCTAATGATTTGATTGTCATTATGAAAGACGGTGATTGA
- a CDS encoding S24 family peptidase, which translates to MQRGEKLTNFMRERGFNVSSISRQSGVPYTTVRSMIENNLVNSSIDNVIKLCRTLGITVENLLEEDTTELKEGNDYTYRFLPTVKISAGLPIDVECVDEIETITVPDELLGKYAGCEDIFFMRVNGESMNKTIPHDSLIAVKSCSVGDLKNGDIVVYSNGYDYSVKFFYESDDKFIFRPNSTDPIFTDHTVEKVNEDLRLHGKVVTYIVNLD; encoded by the coding sequence TTGCAAAGAGGTGAGAAATTAACCAATTTTATGAGGGAGAGAGGATTTAATGTTTCCTCTATTTCAAGACAATCCGGAGTGCCATATACGACAGTACGATCTATGATTGAAAATAATCTAGTGAATTCTTCAATTGATAATGTAATTAAATTATGTCGTACTCTAGGTATTACCGTTGAAAATTTGTTAGAAGAAGATACAACAGAATTAAAAGAGGGCAATGATTATACTTACCGTTTTTTACCTACTGTAAAAATATCTGCTGGATTACCAATAGATGTTGAGTGTGTAGATGAAATCGAGACCATTACAGTACCAGATGAACTTCTTGGTAAATACGCTGGTTGTGAAGATATTTTCTTTATGAGAGTAAACGGTGAATCAATGAACAAAACTATCCCGCATGATTCATTAATAGCAGTGAAGAGTTGTTCTGTAGGAGATTTAAAAAACGGAGATATAGTTGTTTACAGTAATGGCTATGATTATTCAGTCAAGTTTTTTTATGAATCTGACGATAAATTCATATTTAGACCAAATTCTACAGACCCAATATTTACAGACCACACTGTAGAAAAAGTTAATGAAGACTTAAGACTACATGGTAAAGTGGTCACTTATATTGTTAATTTAGATTAA
- a CDS encoding ATPase, whose translation MEIKFNQLTLQNFKSHKDLVVKFGDMTKILADNAKGKSSIGEAITFLLYGNDLLGSKLDPSPITYQADNTLVTLRLIVDDGELLLGREIAKGRNKFYVNEVPSKATEFNEVVEKLFDKDLFLSLFNPSYFFTLHWEKQRQMILKYTTAPANKEVLKELPKPQSDKLATLVKKHSLEDLDKIHRSNKTKLDKQYIAAQSRAKTLREQLEQNAPTVPLDSLNVELKHLVKERNSIEAVTDKAQTVNGRINILNNQINVLTQERDEIKDRFNQLKSEQIQDTCRVCNQTLQDEAIKAVEAEKEQRIQQVKSKFQQAVDKRKALEEELKTLEYVDVSEQLEKARLLQEKINPIEYEISKYREYKFLEEQVIAAEANEKETLESLNESIFILDAIKDFKAKEAELQVKKVQDLFDNLSIKLFEEVKTTGENKPTFVVQMDGKDYMKLSFSEQTRAGLEIRDVLSEQSDLIVPCFVDNAETITKFKEPNGQLIISRVVAGKDLTIESEDK comes from the coding sequence GTGGAAATTAAATTCAATCAATTAACCTTGCAGAATTTTAAAAGCCACAAGGATCTTGTAGTTAAGTTTGGCGACATGACTAAGATCCTTGCGGATAATGCAAAAGGTAAAAGCTCCATTGGTGAAGCAATTACATTCCTATTATACGGTAACGACTTATTGGGTAGCAAATTAGACCCTTCGCCAATAACATACCAAGCTGATAACACACTTGTAACTCTACGTTTAATTGTTGATGATGGGGAGCTTCTTTTAGGCCGTGAAATCGCGAAAGGGCGTAATAAGTTCTATGTAAATGAGGTACCTTCCAAAGCAACTGAATTTAATGAGGTAGTAGAAAAGCTTTTTGATAAGGATTTATTCTTATCGCTATTTAACCCAAGCTACTTTTTCACATTACATTGGGAAAAGCAGCGTCAAATGATTTTAAAATATACAACTGCACCTGCTAATAAAGAAGTTTTAAAAGAGTTACCTAAACCACAATCGGACAAGTTGGCCACTTTAGTTAAAAAACATTCTTTAGAGGATTTAGATAAAATACATCGATCCAATAAAACTAAGTTGGACAAACAATATATAGCTGCTCAGAGCCGCGCCAAGACGTTAAGAGAGCAGTTAGAACAAAATGCTCCAACAGTTCCATTAGATTCGCTAAATGTGGAATTGAAACACCTTGTTAAAGAACGAAACAGCATTGAAGCCGTGACTGATAAAGCTCAAACGGTAAATGGAAGAATCAATATTCTAAATAACCAAATTAACGTTCTGACGCAAGAACGTGACGAAATTAAAGACCGATTTAATCAGCTCAAAAGCGAACAAATACAAGATACATGCCGTGTTTGTAATCAAACATTGCAAGATGAAGCTATCAAAGCTGTTGAAGCTGAAAAAGAGCAACGTATTCAACAGGTTAAATCGAAGTTCCAACAAGCTGTAGATAAACGAAAAGCTTTGGAAGAAGAACTTAAAACACTTGAATATGTGGATGTATCAGAGCAATTGGAAAAAGCACGCTTACTTCAAGAAAAGATTAATCCAATAGAATATGAAATCTCTAAGTATAGAGAGTATAAGTTTTTAGAGGAACAAGTTATTGCTGCAGAAGCCAATGAAAAAGAAACGCTTGAATCACTTAATGAGTCCATTTTTATCCTAGATGCTATAAAGGATTTCAAAGCCAAAGAAGCTGAATTGCAAGTCAAAAAGGTTCAAGACTTGTTCGATAATTTATCGATAAAACTGTTTGAAGAAGTGAAAACAACTGGCGAAAACAAACCAACTTTCGTTGTTCAAATGGATGGTAAAGACTATATGAAACTTTCATTTAGCGAACAAACTAGAGCAGGGCTTGAAATTCGAGATGTCTTGTCAGAGCAAAGTGATCTTATTGTACCTTGCTTTGTAGATAACGCAGAAACCATTACTAAGTTCAAGGAACCGAATGGACAACTAATAATAAGCCGCGTTGTTGCTGGAAAAGACCTAACAATTGAAAGTGAGGATAAATAA
- a CDS encoding helix-turn-helix transcriptional regulator has product MAVHYKLYVARKENRLKQKDVAKYIGIHVCTYSRKETGEKEFTLSEAFKLAEMFDTTVDKLFGGETK; this is encoded by the coding sequence TTGGCAGTACATTACAAACTATATGTAGCTCGTAAAGAAAACAGATTGAAACAAAAAGATGTTGCTAAGTATATAGGCATTCACGTTTGCACTTACAGTCGTAAAGAGACTGGCGAAAAAGAGTTTACATTGTCCGAAGCATTCAAGCTTGCCGAAATGTTCGATACTACTGTGGATAAGCTTTTCGGAGGTGAAACCAAATGA
- a CDS encoding RecT family recombinase, with protein MNGNLPTLTPEISEAFAPAVLEVIRNSIAPTANDQEFLLFAHKAASYGLDPFKNEIFFIKYGNQARIQFAAEAYLSKAREQEGFIPPDTQMVHENDEFKIAMNKESKQMEVVQHEIGFPRGKIIGAYSVAYREGYPPVTVIMDVDEVSHMFTGQNKDNWNKWTSDMFGKHVQQRALKKQYGLSFEDVTITQNDVPQPVTQQRRDITPNQEQLEPPVEQPALTRAEELREEINAKLKQLGIKTKKALKEYLDKNAPNIDPETATEAEMIGLIELLNMNIEMLASQSNNDDLLE; from the coding sequence ATGAATGGAAATTTACCAACTTTAACACCTGAAATTTCAGAAGCATTTGCACCTGCAGTATTAGAGGTTATTCGTAACTCTATTGCACCTACAGCTAATGATCAGGAATTTCTACTATTCGCTCACAAGGCTGCTTCATACGGCTTAGATCCATTCAAAAATGAAATTTTCTTCATCAAGTATGGCAATCAAGCACGTATTCAATTTGCAGCCGAGGCTTACCTTTCAAAAGCGCGCGAACAAGAAGGCTTTATTCCACCGGATACACAAATGGTGCATGAGAACGATGAATTTAAAATTGCCATGAATAAAGAATCAAAGCAAATGGAAGTTGTACAACATGAAATTGGCTTCCCACGTGGAAAGATTATTGGTGCCTATTCAGTTGCTTATCGCGAAGGATACCCACCTGTCACGGTCATTATGGACGTTGATGAAGTATCTCATATGTTCACCGGTCAAAACAAAGATAACTGGAACAAATGGACAAGTGACATGTTCGGTAAACATGTTCAGCAACGTGCATTGAAAAAACAGTATGGATTGTCATTTGAAGATGTAACGATTACACAAAATGATGTACCGCAACCTGTTACGCAACAACGCAGAGACATTACACCTAATCAGGAACAGTTAGAGCCGCCAGTTGAACAGCCTGCACTAACTCGTGCAGAAGAATTACGCGAGGAAATTAACGCTAAGTTGAAACAGCTTGGCATTAAAACGAAAAAGGCATTGAAAGAATACCTGGATAAAAATGCTCCAAATATCGATCCTGAGACAGCAACAGAGGCTGAAATGATTGGTTTGATTGAGCTACTAAATATGAATATCGAAATGCTTGCTTCACAGTCAAACAATGATGATTTACTCGAGTAA
- a CDS encoding DUF6877 family protein yields MNIKPVPVALVGEALTSVTPLYELHQIACELPLNVLSDVKQRIGDWLASGGKETDPYIKQQVAYAKKVYQALRGGETK; encoded by the coding sequence ATGAACATTAAACCAGTACCAGTTGCATTAGTCGGTGAAGCCTTAACAAGTGTTACACCATTGTATGAGCTACACCAAATTGCTTGCGAGCTACCTTTAAACGTTCTATCAGATGTTAAACAGCGAATAGGTGACTGGCTAGCAAGTGGTGGCAAAGAAACTGATCCATACATTAAGCAACAAGTTGCTTATGCAAAGAAAGTTTACCAAGCATTGAGAGGAGGTGAAACCAAATGA